The Methylomonas koyamae genome has a segment encoding these proteins:
- a CDS encoding ArnT family glycosyltransferase translates to MAEKILRWIENYPGAVILAALVVRGGFLLTNGLDLIGDEAYYWDWSRRPDWCYYSKPPMVAWLIGLSTWLLGDFTAAVRMPALVLGAAFLWFFYATARAFYGARGGALALLLVLATPINVLANFLMTIDPPLYCFWIMAIYYLRRALFDGQARAWLWAGCASAAALLSKQAALALPAMLLAFLLTDSQRRHLLKKEFPLYLLPILIAAVPILWWNQQHDWVMFGHSRSHFGNPEPVPLTKHLQWARDFLLYQVLLVSPGIFALLLLSSLRTAFNFGKLGAEQRFLLLMGPALLLGVLLLSFLQKAQGNWPMPFYFTGLILLAGERWAGYWHRSFKYALAFGFLMVATTYALPILLQAFNLQNTALDPTKRFKSWRELAVDVHFERLISVPQVEDTFLLALGHRYLASELAFYLPDHPRAYRFETSGEVSSQYEVWPGPLEYFGKNGFIIAEQTAESVPAELVGAFERFRFLAEIANPDRPGAKYYLYLGENLKYWPDPIKRRADKESYVASDN, encoded by the coding sequence ATGGCGGAGAAAATTCTACGTTGGATCGAGAATTACCCCGGTGCAGTGATTTTGGCAGCGTTGGTGGTGCGCGGCGGATTTTTGCTGACAAACGGTCTGGATTTGATCGGCGACGAAGCGTATTACTGGGATTGGTCGCGGCGGCCTGATTGGTGTTACTACAGTAAACCGCCGATGGTGGCTTGGTTGATCGGCCTTTCCACTTGGCTGTTGGGCGATTTCACCGCTGCGGTGCGAATGCCGGCGCTGGTGTTGGGGGCTGCGTTTCTGTGGTTTTTTTATGCCACGGCTCGCGCGTTTTATGGCGCCCGTGGCGGCGCCCTGGCCTTATTGTTGGTTTTGGCTACGCCGATCAATGTGCTGGCCAATTTTTTGATGACGATCGATCCGCCGCTGTACTGCTTCTGGATCATGGCGATTTATTATTTGCGCCGCGCACTGTTCGACGGGCAAGCGCGGGCCTGGTTGTGGGCCGGATGCGCCAGCGCCGCGGCTTTGCTCAGCAAGCAGGCGGCATTGGCTTTGCCAGCGATGTTGCTGGCATTTTTATTGACCGATAGCCAGCGCCGCCATCTGTTGAAAAAGGAATTTCCGCTGTATTTGTTGCCGATTTTAATCGCTGCAGTGCCGATCCTGTGGTGGAACCAGCAGCACGATTGGGTCATGTTCGGCCATAGCCGCAGCCATTTCGGCAACCCTGAGCCGGTGCCGCTGACCAAACATCTGCAATGGGCGCGGGATTTTCTGTTGTATCAAGTGTTATTGGTATCCCCGGGCATTTTTGCCTTGCTGCTACTCAGCAGCTTGCGGACGGCGTTCAATTTCGGAAAGCTTGGTGCCGAGCAGCGCTTCCTGTTGCTGATGGGGCCAGCCTTATTGCTGGGCGTATTGTTGTTGAGTTTTCTACAGAAGGCACAGGGCAATTGGCCGATGCCGTTCTATTTTACCGGTCTGATCTTATTAGCCGGCGAACGTTGGGCCGGTTACTGGCATAGAAGTTTTAAATACGCGCTGGCTTTCGGTTTTTTGATGGTTGCGACGACCTATGCTTTACCGATCCTGTTGCAGGCGTTCAATCTGCAAAACACCGCGCTGGATCCGACCAAGCGCTTTAAAAGCTGGCGCGAATTGGCGGTCGATGTGCATTTCGAACGGTTGATCAGCGTGCCGCAAGTCGAAGATACCTTTTTGCTGGCATTGGGTCATCGTTATCTGGCCAGCGAGCTGGCGTTTTACTTGCCGGACCATCCGCGGGCTTACCGCTTCGAAACCAGCGGCGAGGTGTCTAGCCAATACGAAGTTTGGCCGGGGCCTCTGGAATATTTCGGCAAGAACGGCTTTATCATAGCCGAACAAACGGCGGAGTCGGTTCCAGCCGAATTGGTAGGCGCTTTCGAGCGATTCAGGTTTTTAGCGGAAATTGCCAATCCGGATCGGCCCGGCGCCAAATATTATTTGTATCTGGGCGAAAACCTGAAATACTGGCCGGACCCTATCAAGCGGAGAGCGGACAAGGAAAGCTATGTTGCATCGGACAATTAG
- a CDS encoding DUF2817 domain-containing protein: MSNRYAELDVNVFPASYAEARQRWLQQVAALDCRKQLQAFPCPGLGPDGEALVTDSVWLGDTDAANVVVVLGATHGIEGFVGSAGQIDLLASLSAGRVEIPQASAILLVHALTPWGYAWLRRCDGDGVDLNRNAVDFSRPMPENADYNRLREAIFQLDAEQRRQAFADYAAQYGRQALEQGISGGQYADPAGPFYGGRAPAHGRLVCEELIRRYGLDRRRLAVIDLHSGLGPYGYGEIICDHDPDSPGAAVARDWYGNSVTLPLAGTSSSVPKLGLLDYLWHAAMTPQSCYVTLEFGTFSTDCLFETLLRDHLVWAESGNSAERQAHSQLMLAHFCPAASDWREMVLCRIRQVISQALQGVSA; encoded by the coding sequence ATGTCCAACCGCTACGCCGAACTCGACGTCAACGTATTTCCCGCCAGTTATGCCGAAGCCAGACAACGTTGGCTGCAACAAGTGGCGGCGCTCGACTGCCGCAAACAGTTGCAAGCCTTTCCCTGTCCCGGTTTGGGGCCGGACGGCGAAGCGCTAGTAACCGATAGCGTCTGGCTGGGCGATACCGACGCAGCAAACGTCGTGGTCGTACTGGGCGCCACTCATGGCATCGAAGGTTTTGTCGGCAGCGCCGGCCAAATCGATCTGCTCGCTTCTTTATCGGCCGGCCGCGTCGAGATCCCGCAGGCAAGCGCCATTTTGTTGGTGCACGCGTTGACGCCGTGGGGCTATGCCTGGTTGCGGCGTTGCGACGGCGATGGCGTGGATTTGAATCGGAATGCGGTCGACTTCTCCCGGCCGATGCCGGAAAACGCCGATTACAACCGCCTGCGCGAGGCCATATTTCAGCTCGACGCCGAGCAACGCCGCCAGGCATTCGCCGACTACGCGGCGCAATACGGCCGGCAGGCGTTGGAGCAAGGCATCAGCGGCGGCCAATACGCGGATCCAGCGGGGCCGTTCTACGGCGGCCGCGCCCCGGCACATGGCCGCTTGGTCTGCGAAGAACTGATCCGGCGCTACGGCTTGGACCGCCGGCGGCTGGCGGTGATCGATCTACATAGCGGGCTGGGGCCTTACGGTTACGGCGAAATCATTTGCGACCACGATCCGGACAGCCCCGGTGCGGCCGTCGCTCGGGACTGGTACGGCAATTCGGTTACGTTGCCGCTGGCCGGTACCTCGAGTTCGGTACCGAAGCTGGGTTTGCTGGATTATCTGTGGCATGCGGCGATGACGCCGCAAAGCTGCTACGTCACGTTGGAGTTTGGCACTTTCAGTACCGACTGTTTGTTCGAAACCCTGCTGCGCGACCACCTAGTCTGGGCCGAGAGCGGGAACAGCGCCGAGCGCCAAGCGCATAGCCAACTGATGCTGGCGCATTTTTGCCCGGCGGCTAGCGACTGGCGGGAAATGGTGTTGTGCCGCATCCGCCAAGTCATAAGTCAGGCTTTGCAGGGAGTGTCGGCTTGA
- the thrC gene encoding threonine synthase — protein MAQPTRYTGLIERYRDRLPVSDDTRIISLCEGDTPLIQLQNIPRLIGKDVDIYVKFEGLNPTGSFKDRGMTMAVTKAVEEGSQAIICASTGNTSAAAAAYAVRAGIRAFVLIPEGKIALGKLAQTMMYGAKIIQIKGNFDAGMAIVKEIADYAPVTIVNSINPYRLEGQKTAAFEIVDALGDAPDFHCLPVGNAGNITAYWKGYKEYSTDSATHKAVTKKRPVMCGYQAAGAAPFLAGHPIEHPETVATAIRIGNPQSWDGAWTAQKQSGGWFASFSDEQILAAQKMLSAYEGIFCEPASATSLAGALFDIGNGNIPEGSTIVCTLTGNGIKDPDTAIAQCKDDLPVTVEASLDAVKKAILDNM, from the coding sequence ATGGCACAACCGACACGTTACACCGGCCTGATCGAGCGTTACCGCGACCGTTTGCCGGTCTCGGACGATACCCGAATTATTAGCCTTTGCGAAGGCGACACCCCGCTGATTCAATTGCAAAACATCCCGCGTTTGATCGGCAAGGATGTCGATATTTACGTCAAGTTCGAAGGCCTGAACCCGACCGGTTCGTTCAAGGACCGCGGCATGACGATGGCAGTGACCAAAGCGGTGGAAGAGGGCAGCCAAGCCATCATCTGCGCCTCGACCGGCAACACCTCGGCAGCCGCGGCGGCCTATGCCGTCCGTGCCGGCATCCGCGCTTTCGTATTGATTCCGGAAGGCAAAATCGCACTGGGCAAATTGGCGCAAACCATGATGTACGGCGCCAAGATCATTCAGATCAAAGGTAATTTCGATGCCGGCATGGCCATCGTCAAGGAAATCGCCGACTACGCGCCGGTGACCATCGTTAACTCGATCAATCCCTACCGGCTGGAAGGCCAGAAAACCGCGGCGTTCGAGATCGTCGACGCTTTGGGCGACGCGCCGGACTTCCATTGCTTGCCGGTCGGTAACGCCGGTAATATCACGGCGTATTGGAAGGGCTACAAAGAGTATTCCACCGATAGCGCCACGCATAAAGCCGTGACCAAAAAGCGGCCGGTGATGTGCGGTTATCAAGCTGCCGGTGCCGCGCCGTTTCTGGCCGGCCATCCGATCGAACATCCCGAAACCGTGGCCACCGCGATTCGGATCGGCAACCCGCAATCCTGGGACGGCGCCTGGACCGCGCAAAAACAATCCGGCGGTTGGTTTGCTTCGTTCAGCGACGAACAGATTCTCGCCGCGCAAAAAATGCTATCGGCTTATGAAGGCATTTTTTGCGAGCCGGCATCGGCGACTTCGCTGGCTGGGGCGTTGTTCGACATCGGCAACGGTAATATCCCGGAGGGCAGCACCATCGTCTGCACCTTGACCGGCAACGGCATTAAGGACCCCGACACGGCCATCGCCCAATGCAAGGACGATCTGCCGGTAACGGTGGAAGCCAGCTTGGATGCGGTGAAAAAAGCGATCCTGGACAACATGTGA
- a CDS encoding phosphatase PAP2 family protein → MILASLTTLPFWFSDLDLRLAALFYRPDRGGDVWPYQHWGLWEVLYDYAFPFTVWSGIVALAVYVVGHFNAYTRRFRLRALYILLVIAIGPGLVINLIVKDHWGRARPVHVTQFGGEYQYTPPLQFGHTPDKSFVCGHCAVGYTFFVLYFLSQSHKLLYFGLTLALAWTMGLTRMTSGGHFVSDILWSGYLVFLVAYLLYYGWYVRATKLHLRSKN, encoded by the coding sequence ATGATCCTGGCCAGCCTGACCACGCTGCCGTTTTGGTTCAGCGATCTGGATTTGCGTCTGGCCGCTTTGTTTTATCGACCGGACCGGGGCGGCGACGTCTGGCCCTACCAACATTGGGGGCTGTGGGAAGTACTATACGACTACGCTTTTCCGTTTACGGTTTGGTCGGGTATCGTTGCGCTGGCGGTCTATGTCGTCGGCCATTTTAACGCTTACACCCGCCGCTTCCGCTTGCGGGCTTTGTACATCTTGCTGGTGATCGCCATCGGACCGGGCTTGGTGATTAATTTGATAGTCAAAGACCATTGGGGCCGGGCTAGACCTGTGCACGTCACCCAATTCGGCGGCGAATATCAATACACGCCGCCGTTGCAATTCGGCCACACTCCCGACAAATCCTTTGTTTGCGGCCATTGTGCGGTCGGTTATACCTTTTTTGTGCTTTATTTTTTATCACAAAGCCACAAGCTGCTTTATTTCGGCTTGACTTTGGCGCTGGCTTGGACCATGGGCTTGACCCGAATGACATCTGGCGGCCACTTCGTGTCGGATATTTTATGGTCCGGTTATTTGGTATTTCTGGTGGCTTATCTGTTGTATTACGGCTGGTACGTGCGCGCCACAAAATTACATTTACGGTCCAAAAATTGA
- the alaC gene encoding alanine transaminase, with product MEEFHRISRLPPYVFNIVNELKAKARAAGDDIIDFGMGNPDQPTPKHILDKMVEVAQRGDTHRYSVSKGIPRLRKAICGWYKRRFDVDLDHNSEAIVTIGSKEGLSHLALATLGPGDVVLVPNPAYPIHPYGVVIAGADIRHVPLTPGVDFFAELQKGIDECWPKPKMLILNFPGNPTCQCVELDFFEKVVAICKEHNIWIVHDIAYADIVFDGYVAPSILQVPGAKDIAVEFFTLSKSYNMPGWRIGFMCGNPTLVSALTRIKSYMDYGAFTPIQVAAITALEGPQDCVQEICDMYKSRRDVLCDGLNAMGWAVEKPKATMFVWAKIPEAYREMGSIEFAKKLIIDAKVAVSPGIGFGQFGDDHIRFSLIENEQRTRQALRSMRNMLKKDNVV from the coding sequence ATGGAAGAATTTCACCGCATCAGCCGTCTGCCGCCTTACGTATTCAATATCGTCAATGAACTGAAAGCCAAAGCGCGTGCCGCGGGCGACGATATCATCGACTTCGGCATGGGCAATCCCGACCAACCGACGCCGAAGCACATCCTGGACAAGATGGTGGAAGTGGCGCAACGCGGCGATACTCACCGGTATTCGGTGTCGAAAGGGATCCCGCGCTTGCGCAAGGCGATTTGCGGTTGGTACAAAAGACGTTTCGACGTCGATCTCGACCATAACAGCGAAGCCATCGTCACCATCGGCTCGAAAGAAGGTTTGTCACATCTGGCGTTGGCAACCCTGGGCCCCGGCGACGTGGTACTGGTGCCGAATCCGGCTTATCCGATTCATCCCTACGGCGTAGTCATCGCGGGTGCCGATATTCGCCACGTGCCGCTAACTCCAGGGGTCGATTTCTTTGCCGAACTGCAAAAAGGCATCGACGAGTGTTGGCCCAAGCCGAAAATGCTGATTCTGAATTTTCCGGGCAACCCGACCTGTCAGTGCGTCGAACTGGACTTTTTCGAAAAAGTGGTGGCAATCTGCAAAGAACACAATATCTGGATCGTGCACGACATCGCCTACGCCGACATCGTGTTCGACGGTTACGTGGCGCCGTCGATCCTGCAGGTGCCTGGGGCAAAGGACATTGCGGTCGAGTTCTTTACTTTGTCGAAAAGCTACAACATGCCGGGTTGGCGGATCGGTTTCATGTGCGGCAATCCGACGCTGGTGTCGGCATTGACCCGAATCAAATCTTACATGGACTACGGCGCCTTCACGCCGATTCAGGTGGCGGCGATCACCGCGCTGGAAGGGCCGCAAGATTGCGTGCAGGAAATCTGCGACATGTACAAATCGCGCCGCGATGTGCTGTGCGACGGCCTGAACGCGATGGGCTGGGCGGTCGAAAAACCGAAAGCGACCATGTTCGTTTGGGCCAAAATCCCGGAAGCCTATCGCGAAATGGGCTCGATCGAGTTCGCCAAAAAATTGATTATCGACGCCAAGGTTGCGGTATCGCCCGGCATCGGCTTCGGCCAATTCGGCGACGACCACATTCGCTTCAGCCTGATCGAAAACGAACAACGTACCCGCCAGGCCTTGCGCAGCATGCGTAATATGCTGAAAAAAGACAACGTTGTATAA
- the dapA gene encoding 4-hydroxy-tetrahydrodipicolinate synthase — protein MIQGSIVALITPMLEDGAVDEASLKNLVEFHIEQGSDALVAVGTTGESATLDEDEHCAVIKFVVDCVAGRIPVIAGTGANCTREAIRLTERAKQVGADACLLVTPYYNKPTQEGLYLHYKAVAEAVDIPQILYNVPGRTGCDLLPETVGRLSNIDNIVGVKEATGKLERVEQIRNLAGAGFALYTGDDATSCEFCLMGGNGSITVTGNVAPRLLHQMLAAALRGDRAEAEAIDARLAGLHSALFIQSNPIPVKWAVAEMGLIGKGIRLPLTWLSAECFDTVRAAMRQAGVLPS, from the coding sequence ATGATTCAAGGTAGTATTGTTGCGCTGATTACCCCGATGCTGGAAGACGGTGCGGTGGATGAGGCCAGCTTAAAAAACCTGGTGGAATTTCATATAGAGCAGGGCAGCGACGCATTGGTGGCGGTCGGTACCACCGGCGAATCGGCAACTCTCGACGAAGACGAACATTGCGCAGTCATCAAATTCGTCGTCGATTGCGTAGCCGGCCGGATACCCGTCATCGCCGGCACCGGCGCCAACTGCACCCGCGAAGCGATTCGCTTGACAGAGCGAGCCAAGCAAGTCGGGGCGGACGCCTGTCTGCTGGTCACGCCTTATTACAACAAACCGACTCAGGAAGGCTTGTATCTGCATTACAAGGCAGTGGCGGAGGCGGTGGACATCCCGCAGATTTTGTACAACGTGCCCGGCCGCACCGGGTGCGATTTGCTACCGGAAACGGTAGGTCGATTGTCTAACATAGACAATATCGTCGGCGTCAAAGAGGCCACCGGTAAACTGGAGCGCGTCGAGCAAATCCGCAATCTGGCTGGCGCCGGATTTGCGCTTTACACCGGCGACGACGCCACCAGTTGCGAATTCTGCCTGATGGGCGGCAACGGCAGTATTACCGTGACCGGCAACGTAGCGCCGCGGTTGCTGCATCAGATGTTGGCCGCTGCGCTCCGCGGCGACCGCGCCGAAGCCGAGGCGATAGACGCCCGCCTGGCCGGTTTGCATAGCGCACTGTTCATTCAATCCAACCCAATCCCGGTGAAATGGGCCGTTGCGGAAATGGGCCTGATCGGCAAAGGCATCCGCCTGCCGCTGACCTGGCTCAGCGCGGAGTGTTTCGATACCGTGCGGGCGGCAATGCGGCAAGCCGGCGTTCTGCCCTCATGA
- a CDS encoding GNAT family N-acetyltransferase/peptidase C39 family protein codes for MNIELRPAQHADLAALVALENASFNTDKLSRRSFKHWLASEHRALLLAEFEGRPAGYILIIYHPGTRLARIYSLAVAPPLRGNGIAKALMQAGEQAAEADGRLYLRLEVSVDNLPAIGLYETLGYKKFGLYRDYYQDHKDALRYQKRIRRYHDQPQQRPVHWLRQTTPFTCGPASLMMALHALNKQYLPSREEEIEIWREATTIFMTSGHGGCHPLGLALAAKRRQFAVEVWINQSGPLFIDSVRSEDKKQVVELVDNRFKQLAAEQGVAVVYANIAQNDLTAAFEAGAIPLILISTFAMDRKKAPHWVVMSGFDKDCLYMHDPDPEESRQSELDCQFIPVAREDFDRMCCFGKSRLRTAVIVKAR; via the coding sequence TTGAATATCGAGTTACGGCCGGCGCAACACGCCGATCTGGCGGCTTTAGTCGCTTTGGAAAACGCCAGTTTCAATACCGATAAATTGAGCCGGCGCAGCTTCAAACATTGGTTGGCCAGCGAGCATCGGGCGCTATTGTTGGCCGAATTCGAGGGCCGGCCGGCCGGCTACATCCTAATCATTTACCATCCCGGCACCCGGTTGGCGCGGATTTACTCGTTGGCGGTCGCGCCGCCATTGCGCGGTAACGGTATTGCCAAGGCATTGATGCAGGCCGGCGAGCAAGCGGCAGAAGCCGACGGCCGCCTGTATTTGCGGCTGGAAGTCAGCGTCGATAATTTGCCGGCAATCGGACTTTACGAAACCTTGGGATACAAAAAATTCGGCCTGTACCGCGATTATTACCAGGACCATAAGGATGCCTTGCGCTACCAGAAACGCATTCGCCGTTACCACGACCAGCCGCAGCAACGGCCGGTGCACTGGCTGCGGCAAACTACGCCGTTTACTTGCGGGCCGGCCTCGCTGATGATGGCGTTGCACGCGTTAAACAAACAGTATCTGCCTTCGCGGGAAGAGGAAATCGAAATCTGGCGCGAAGCGACGACGATTTTCATGACTTCCGGCCACGGCGGCTGTCATCCGTTGGGTTTGGCGCTGGCGGCGAAACGCCGGCAATTCGCCGTCGAGGTCTGGATCAACCAGAGCGGCCCGTTGTTTATCGACAGCGTGCGCAGCGAGGACAAGAAACAGGTGGTCGAATTGGTCGACAACCGCTTCAAACAACTGGCGGCCGAGCAGGGCGTCGCCGTGGTTTACGCCAATATTGCCCAGAACGATTTGACCGCGGCGTTCGAAGCGGGCGCGATTCCGTTGATTTTGATCAGCACCTTCGCGATGGACCGCAAGAAAGCGCCGCATTGGGTGGTCATGAGCGGTTTCGATAAAGACTGCCTGTACATGCACGACCCCGATCCGGAAGAGAGCCGGCAGAGCGAGCTGGATTGCCAGTTCATTCCGGTGGCGCGCGAAGATTTCGACAGGATGTGCTGTTTCGGCAAGAGCCGTTTGCGCACCGCAGTGATCGTTAAGGCGCGTTGA
- a CDS encoding homoserine dehydrogenase — protein MKPVRVGVLGLGTVGGGTVNVLKRNAEEIARRAGREIVVTRASARDLNRTRICDTQGIALTADPFEIVNDPEIDVVVELIGGYDLAKQLVLSAIANGKHVVTANKALIALHGNEVFAEASKKGVMVLFEAAVAGGIPIIKAIREGLAGNRIKWLAGIINGTGNYILTEMRDKGRDFDDVLKEAQALGYAEADPTFDVEGIDAGHKLTILASIAFGIPLQFDKVFTEGITKITRLDVEYAEALGYRIKNLGIARKTEEGIELRVHPTLIPKRRLIANVDGVMNAVLVCGDAVGPTLYYGAGAGAEPTASAVVADLVDVVRAMTSDPENRVPHLAFQPNAIADIPVLPAEAIKTAYYLRLTAEDKPGVLADVSRILAAHHISIEALIQKEPPPGETSVPIIMLTQQTLEKEMNAAIAAIEALATVSGKVARIRLETLG, from the coding sequence TTGAAGCCGGTTAGAGTTGGAGTATTGGGGCTGGGCACCGTCGGCGGCGGTACCGTCAACGTGTTAAAACGCAATGCCGAAGAAATTGCCCGCCGCGCCGGCCGCGAAATCGTGGTGACGCGGGCCTCGGCGCGCGATTTGAATCGCACCCGCATCTGCGACACCCAAGGCATCGCCTTGACCGCTGACCCGTTCGAAATCGTCAACGATCCGGAAATCGACGTCGTCGTCGAGCTGATCGGCGGCTACGACTTGGCGAAACAACTCGTGTTGAGCGCAATCGCCAACGGCAAACACGTGGTCACCGCCAATAAAGCCTTGATCGCCTTGCACGGCAACGAGGTATTCGCCGAAGCCAGCAAAAAAGGCGTGATGGTGTTGTTCGAAGCGGCGGTAGCCGGCGGCATTCCGATCATCAAAGCCATCCGCGAAGGCCTGGCCGGTAACCGGATTAAATGGCTGGCCGGCATCATCAACGGCACCGGCAATTACATCCTGACCGAAATGCGCGACAAGGGTCGCGACTTCGACGATGTCTTAAAAGAAGCGCAAGCGCTGGGTTATGCCGAAGCCGATCCGACTTTCGACGTGGAAGGTATCGATGCCGGCCACAAACTGACCATTCTTGCATCAATCGCGTTCGGCATCCCGCTGCAATTCGACAAAGTGTTTACCGAAGGCATTACCAAGATCACCCGCCTTGATGTCGAATACGCCGAAGCCTTGGGTTACCGGATTAAGAATTTGGGCATCGCCCGCAAAACCGAGGAAGGTATCGAGTTGCGCGTACATCCGACCTTGATTCCGAAACGCCGCTTGATCGCCAACGTTGATGGTGTGATGAATGCGGTGCTGGTTTGCGGCGACGCGGTCGGACCTACCCTATATTACGGCGCCGGCGCCGGCGCCGAACCGACCGCATCGGCGGTCGTTGCCGATCTGGTCGATGTGGTCAGAGCGATGACCAGCGATCCGGAAAACCGGGTGCCGCATTTGGCGTTTCAACCGAATGCGATTGCCGACATTCCGGTACTGCCGGCCGAAGCGATCAAAACCGCGTATTACTTGCGCTTGACCGCCGAAGATAAGCCCGGCGTGCTGGCCGATGTCAGCCGAATTTTGGCGGCGCACCACATCAGCATCGAAGCGCTGATTCAAAAAGAGCCGCCGCCAGGCGAGACTTCGGTACCTATCATCATGCTGACCCAGCAGACTCTGGAAAAAGAAATGAACGCGGCAATCGCTGCCATCGAAGCGCTGGCGACCGTCAGCGGCAAGGTGGCACGAATCCGCCTGGAAACTTTAGGATAA
- the recJ gene encoding single-stranded-DNA-specific exonuclease RecJ, producing MYLQSVKKVIVPRPELVKNPHFGEMDPVLQRIFNSRGVQNAEQLDRGLARLPSPWLLSGMKAMAEHLLAALERQSKITVVADFDADGATSCALALKGLALLGAENLDFVVPNRFEYGYGLTPEIVELVKRQKPDVILTVDNGISSIDGVKAAKAAGFTVLITDHHLPGAELPAADAIVNPNLADDKFPSRNIAGVGVMFYILMALRIRLRETHWFEKRRIAEPNLAQLLDYAALGTVADVVALDQVNRILVHQGLLRIRSGQCQPGIKALVEVAGKSLSGIHASDLGFAVAPRLNAAGRMDDMTLGIQCLLTNDPSLARDIAEQLHALNQDRKEVEGQMKTEAMALLAEMKALDEQHVPAGVCLFDANWHQGVIGILAARIKDRVHRPVIAFAPAENGDIKGSARSIAGVHVRDVLSDIAARHPQILTKFGGHAMAAGLTIKLHDYPHFALAFAETVAGKLENVDLQQKVYSDGELDERHLTLEFAETLRQAAVWGQAFPEPEFNGVFDVIQCRIVGQQHLKFVLRLPFSGQMLDAIAFFADHPEKWLGCRKINAAYKLDINEFRGQRSLQLLLHYLEKLE from the coding sequence ATGTATCTGCAAAGCGTAAAAAAAGTCATCGTTCCACGCCCGGAGTTGGTGAAAAATCCGCATTTCGGCGAAATGGACCCGGTGTTGCAACGGATTTTCAACAGCCGCGGCGTACAGAATGCCGAGCAACTCGATCGCGGTTTGGCGCGGTTGCCGTCGCCGTGGTTGTTGTCGGGTATGAAGGCCATGGCCGAACACTTGCTCGCGGCCTTGGAGCGGCAAAGCAAAATCACCGTGGTGGCCGACTTCGATGCCGACGGCGCCACCAGTTGCGCGTTGGCGCTGAAGGGATTGGCTTTGCTGGGGGCCGAAAATTTGGATTTCGTGGTCCCGAACCGCTTCGAGTACGGCTACGGTTTGACCCCGGAAATCGTCGAGTTGGTCAAACGGCAGAAGCCGGACGTCATTCTTACCGTCGATAACGGCATCTCCAGCATCGACGGCGTCAAAGCCGCGAAAGCCGCCGGCTTTACCGTATTGATTACCGACCACCATTTGCCCGGCGCGGAATTGCCGGCAGCCGACGCCATCGTTAACCCGAACCTGGCGGACGACAAATTTCCCAGTCGGAATATTGCCGGCGTCGGCGTGATGTTTTATATCCTGATGGCGTTGCGGATCCGGTTAAGGGAAACCCATTGGTTCGAAAAACGCCGAATCGCCGAACCCAATTTGGCCCAGCTTCTGGATTATGCGGCTTTGGGCACGGTGGCCGACGTGGTGGCATTGGATCAGGTCAACCGGATACTGGTGCACCAGGGGCTGCTGCGGATTCGTTCCGGCCAATGCCAGCCCGGCATCAAAGCCCTGGTGGAAGTAGCCGGCAAATCGCTATCCGGTATACACGCCAGCGATTTGGGCTTTGCCGTCGCGCCGCGCTTGAACGCCGCCGGGCGCATGGACGATATGACCTTGGGCATCCAGTGCCTGTTGACCAACGACCCCAGTTTGGCGCGGGATATTGCCGAGCAACTGCATGCGTTGAACCAGGACCGCAAGGAAGTCGAAGGTCAAATGAAAACCGAGGCCATGGCGTTACTGGCCGAAATGAAGGCGTTGGACGAGCAGCATGTGCCGGCTGGCGTCTGTCTGTTCGATGCGAATTGGCACCAGGGGGTGATCGGTATTCTGGCGGCGCGGATCAAGGACCGCGTGCACCGGCCGGTGATTGCGTTCGCGCCGGCCGAGAACGGCGATATTAAAGGTTCCGCCCGTTCGATTGCCGGCGTGCACGTGCGCGACGTGCTCAGCGACATCGCCGCCCGGCATCCGCAGATTCTGACTAAATTCGGCGGCCACGCGATGGCGGCCGGCTTGACCATAAAACTGCACGACTATCCGCATTTTGCGCTAGCCTTCGCCGAAACGGTGGCAGGCAAGCTGGAAAACGTCGATCTGCAGCAGAAAGTTTATTCCGATGGCGAACTCGACGAGCGCCATCTGACGCTGGAATTCGCCGAAACCTTGCGCCAGGCCGCGGTGTGGGGCCAAGCCTTTCCGGAGCCCGAATTCAACGGCGTGTTCGACGTGATCCAATGCCGCATCGTCGGCCAGCAGCATTTGAAATTCGTATTACGGCTGCCGTTCAGCGGGCAAATGCTGGATGCGATTGCCTTCTTTGCCGACCACCCGGAAAAATGGCTCGGCTGCCGCAAAATCAATGCGGCGTATAAGTTGGATATCAACGAGTTTCGCGGCCAGCGCAGCCTGCAACTGTTGTTGCATTATCTGGAGAAATTGGAGTGA